The genomic window GCTGCTGCGGTCGAGCGTGCGCGGATGGCTGCGTTGGCGGATCACGATCAGGGCGATGATGCCGATGATGGTGAACCAGCCGAACAGCTCCGCCAGCCAGATGTAGGGCGGCCAGTGACCGATCAGTGGCAGCGCGAAGTGCGGGTCGAACAGCTGCCCGTATGCCGTGGCGAGGGTGGTCGTGAGCAGCAGGAACCCGAGCATCACGCCCCAGTGGGCCACCGCGACGACAGGTTTGCGCGCCATCCTGGTGTGCCCGAGGAACTCCCGGACCAGCGTGAGCGTGCGCGCCCCCGGCGCGTCGGTGCGGGCCTCCGGCTGACCGAGGCGGAACTTCGCGACGAAGCCCACGATCGTGCGGACGAAGAGGCTGACCGCGACGAGCGTCACGCCCAACCCGACGATGAGAGCGATGATCTGCAGGGGCGACATAGGGCGATCCTATTCGGTGGCGTTGTCGGCGCTGGCGGCACCGGCCGCCACGCCGAGTCCCTGGGCGTCGGCACGACGCGCCAGCGTGACGTCCCGCTCGTGCGGGTAGGCCTCAGCCACGCTGTCGTCGAGCTGGGACAGCTGCTCCAGGAGAGGCCCGTGGCGATCGCGAGGCGCGTAGTCCAGCAGGTCCTCCAGCGCGGCCCTCATGCGGCGCGCGACCTGGGGAGATCCGGCGCCGAAGAGCCGCAGCTCCTCGAAGCTGAGGCGGACGTAGGCCTGCCAGTCCATGGAGGGGATGACGACCCGCTCCTGCCCGTTCTCGTCACACGTGATGTCCGCTCGCAGCTCGCGGCGGGAGAGCTGTCGCAGCACGTCCTGCACCCGGTCCAGGACCTGCACGACCGTGGTCGGGTCGGCGTTGGGGCTGTCGGCCATGGCTTTCAGCCCCATGTCCACCAGCATCCGCAGGCCGTAGGCCACGTCCTCCTCCTGGCTGCGCTCCAGGGAGAGGACCAGGGCGCCGCGGAGACGGTCGAGGTCGACGTCGACGTCGTGGATCGTGCTCCCAGTGAGACGCGCGAGCTTGCCGTCGGCGGGGACGAACTGGCCGATGGCCGGGATGATGTCGATGCGGCAGTCCGCCTCGGTGGCGACCGCGACCAGCTCCTCGCGCCCGATCAGGCTCAGCACGCCAGACGTGCGTGCGGTGACCAGGTGCGGGTCCAGGGCCTGGTCGTCCTCGAGCCGGCCCGGGTAGACCTTGTCCATCAGGCTCCGCGTGTCCCCGCCGACGAGCTCGATCAGCGAGGACACCCGGAGCTGGCGGCCGATGTGGTGGATATAGACGACGAGCACCACGATGTTGACGATCACGAGGAGGAACGTGACGGCGATCGAGATCCCCGGGACAACCGGGGACTCCTCGCTCACCTGCACCTGCCGCATCGTGAGCATCGCCTGCACGAAGGTCGCCACGAACAGGCCGATCGCGTGCTGACTGGGGCGATCCTGCAGGAAGGTCTGCACGATGCGGGGGGAGAACTGTCCCATCGCCAGCTGCACGACGACCATGGTGATCGACAGGACGGTTGCCACCAGGCTGATCATGGAGGCCGCCACCGCACCGAGGATCCCCAGCGCCGCGTCCGGGCCACCGATGACGTCGATCGGGACCAGCTGGAAGTTTGTCCTGCTGTCCAGCGTGGTGGTGATGGCGTTCAGGATCAGGCCCCCGACGGCATACACCAGTGGGATGAACCACAGGCCGCTGCGGAGGTTGCTGAGGATCTTTGACAGCTGCATGTGGGCTGCCTCCTAAAATGAGGTAGCAGCCACGACTGCAGGATGTCCGTCTGTGCCGGTCACTCCTGCACCGTAATGGGAGATGGCGCAGAACGCGCCCCGGACGAGACAGTCCCTGAGGGAGACAGTCCCTGAGGGAGTCAGATCCTGAGGTGTCAGATCCAGAGCGCGGGGTCGGCGAACATCGCGTCGGTCGGGTCCGGCTTGACGCCCGCACGGGTGCTGGCCGGGACCCCGACCGCCGTCGCTCCGTCGGGCACGTCCTTGACCACGACCGCGTTGGCTCCGACCTGGGCCTCGGCGCCGATCGTGATCGGTCCGAGCACCCGCGCTCCCGCGCCGAGCACCGCACCGTCCTCGATCGTCGGGTGCCGCTTGACCCGGGCGTTGGTGCGACCGCCGAGGGTGACGGCGTGATACATCATCACGTCGTCACCGATCTCGGCGGTCTCGCCGATCACGACGCCCATGCCGTGGTCGATGAAGAGCCGGCGCCCGATCTGCGCGCCGGGGTGGATCTCGATGCCGGTCGCCGCGCGAGAGGCCTGCGAGAGCAACCGCGCCGACAGCCGGCTGCCGCGGGTCCACAGCGCGTGCGAGACCCGGTGGGCCCAGACGGCGTGCAGGCCGGGGGAGGCCAGCGCCATCTCGAGTCGGCTGTCCGTGGCCGGATCGCGGTCGATCGCCGCGTCGACGTCCTCGATCATCCGGGCCCGGACAGCGTCGACGCGACCCAGCAGGTCGCGCAGGGGCATCAGTCAGTCAGTCCCTCAAAGAGGACCGTTGACAGGTAGCGCTCGCCGTATGACGGGATGATCACGACGATCGTCTTGCCGTCGTTCTCGGGGCGCTTCGCCAGCTCCAGGGCGGCCCACACGTTGGAGCCGGAGGAGATCCCAGAGAGAATCCCCTCCTCGGTCGCGAGCGCGCGGGAGACGCGGATCGAGTCCTCCAGGGTTGCGTCCAGGACCTCGTCGTAGATCTCGGTGTCCAGGATCTCCGGGACGAAGTTGGCGCCCAGGCCCTGGAGCTTGTGGGGTCCCGGCTGCCCGCCGTTGAGGATCGGGCTGTCGGCGGGCTCGACCGCCACGATGCCGATGTCCGGCCTCTGCTCGCGCAGATAGCGGCCCGCGCCGGTGATGGTGCCACCCGTGCCGACCCCGGCGACGAAGATGTCGACGACACCCTCGGCGTCGGCCCAGATCTCCGGCCCGGTGGTCTCGTAGTGGACCTGGGTGTTGGCCGGGTTGGCAAACTGGCGGGCCCGCACGGCGCCCCGCTCCTCGGCGATCTCCTCGGCCTTGGCGACGGCGCCCTTCATGCCCTCGGCGCCGGGGGTCAGCACCAGCTCGGCGCCATAGGCGCGCAGGAGGGCCCGACGCTCCTTGCTCATCGTGTCCGGCATGGCCAGGACCACCTTGTAGCCGCGGGCCGCGCCGACCATGGCCAGCGCGATGCCGGTGTTGCCAGAGGTGCCCTCGACGATCGTGCCGCCCGGCTTGAGCTCGCCGGACTCGACGGCCGCGTCGATGATGGCGGCGCCGATGCGGTCCTTGACCGAGTTGGCGGGGTTGCCGGACTCGAGCTTGACCAGGACGGTCGCCCCGAGCCCCTCGGTGAGCCTGTTCAGTCGGACCAGCGGGGTGTTGCCGATGGCCTGGGTGATGTCGTCCTTCACGGGCACGGGGTTCGCCTTTCGTCGAGTGGCGTCCGGCGCGCGGGGCCGGACAGGGCTACACAGAGTTATACGGTGCCCAAGGGCACGTTATTCCATGCTCCGTCGCGCGCCGAACCACGACAGCAGAGGGCGCGCAGAGCGGGTCGTCCCGCGCCTGCGCGCCCTCCGTCGTCAGCGAGCTCAGGGGAGCTTGTCAGCTCCCGGGCCGAGCTCGTCCTCGTCGATCGAGGCCGTGCCGGTCTCGGAGTCCCAGCTGCCGGCCTCGTTCTCGTAGTTGCCGGACAGATCCGTCTGCTCGTGGCCGGTGACCTTGGCCTTGGCCTGACCGGCGATGTCCTTGGCGGACCCGGCGACGGTCGCGGCGGCCTTGGGGGCCTGGGCCTTGACGTCCTCCACGGTCGACTGGACCTTGGGGTTGCTCCAGACCTTCTCAGCCTGCTTGCTGAGCTGGTCGTAGCGCTCGCGGCCCGCCTTGGCCCCGAGGATATAACCGATCCCAGCCCCGACGATGAACAACAACTTGCGCATGATGAGCTCCTTCCAGTGGTCACGCTTTCACCAGCGACACTACAGAGATCGGCTGTGGCGCACCA from Ornithinimicrobium cryptoxanthini includes these protein-coding regions:
- the epsC gene encoding serine O-acetyltransferase EpsC — translated: MPLRDLLGRVDAVRARMIEDVDAAIDRDPATDSRLEMALASPGLHAVWAHRVSHALWTRGSRLSARLLSQASRAATGIEIHPGAQIGRRLFIDHGMGVVIGETAEIGDDVMMYHAVTLGGRTNARVKRHPTIEDGAVLGAGARVLGPITIGAEAQVGANAVVVKDVPDGATAVGVPASTRAGVKPDPTDAMFADPALWI
- a CDS encoding YtxH domain-containing protein, which codes for MRKLLFIVGAGIGYILGAKAGRERYDQLSKQAEKVWSNPKVQSTVEDVKAQAPKAAATVAGSAKDIAGQAKAKVTGHEQTDLSGNYENEAGSWDSETGTASIDEDELGPGADKLP
- a CDS encoding DUF2254 domain-containing protein, with product MQLSKILSNLRSGLWFIPLVYAVGGLILNAITTTLDSRTNFQLVPIDVIGGPDAALGILGAVAASMISLVATVLSITMVVVQLAMGQFSPRIVQTFLQDRPSQHAIGLFVATFVQAMLTMRQVQVSEESPVVPGISIAVTFLLVIVNIVVLVVYIHHIGRQLRVSSLIELVGGDTRSLMDKVYPGRLEDDQALDPHLVTARTSGVLSLIGREELVAVATEADCRIDIIPAIGQFVPADGKLARLTGSTIHDVDVDLDRLRGALVLSLERSQEEDVAYGLRMLVDMGLKAMADSPNADPTTVVQVLDRVQDVLRQLSRRELRADITCDENGQERVVIPSMDWQAYVRLSFEELRLFGAGSPQVARRMRAALEDLLDYAPRDRHGPLLEQLSQLDDSVAEAYPHERDVTLARRADAQGLGVAAGAASADNATE
- the cysK gene encoding cysteine synthase A, producing the protein MPVKDDITQAIGNTPLVRLNRLTEGLGATVLVKLESGNPANSVKDRIGAAIIDAAVESGELKPGGTIVEGTSGNTGIALAMVGAARGYKVVLAMPDTMSKERRALLRAYGAELVLTPGAEGMKGAVAKAEEIAEERGAVRARQFANPANTQVHYETTGPEIWADAEGVVDIFVAGVGTGGTITGAGRYLREQRPDIGIVAVEPADSPILNGGQPGPHKLQGLGANFVPEILDTEIYDEVLDATLEDSIRVSRALATEEGILSGISSGSNVWAALELAKRPENDGKTIVVIIPSYGERYLSTVLFEGLTD